DNA from Bradyrhizobium diazoefficiens USDA 110:
CGCAGATGCAGGCGCTGATCGCGCTCGCGGTAGACAAATTCGGCCGGATCGATTGCCTGTTCAACAATGCCGGCGGGCCGGCGCAGACCGGCGGCATTGAGGGCCTCGAGGTCGAGCGCTTCGACGCGGCGATGGCGACGCTGGTGCGCAGCGTCATGCTCGGCATGAAGCACGCCGCGCCCTACATGAAGAAGCAGGGGTCCGGCAGCATCATCAACAATGGCAGCATCGCTGGCCGGCTCGCCGGCTTCTCCTCGTCGGTGGTTTACGGCGCGGCCAAGGCGGCGGTGATCCATCTCACCAAATGCGTGGCGATGGAGCTCGGCGAATCCAACGTCCGCGTCAACTCGATCTCGCCCGGCGCGATCGCGACCGGCATTTTCGGCAAGGCGCTTGGGCTGGCGACCTCCGCCGCGGAGAAGACGCCGGCGGTGATGCGCGAAGTCTACAAGACCGCCCAGCCGATCCCGCGCGCCGGCATTCCCGACGACATCGCCCATGCCGCGGTGTTCCTGGCGAGCGACGAATCCAGCTTCATCAACGGCCACGACCTCGTCATCGACGGCGCCATCACCGGCGGCCGCAACTGGAGCCAGCAGCAGCAGGGGTATGTGGCGCTAC
Protein-coding regions in this window:
- a CDS encoding SDR family NAD(P)-dependent oxidoreductase, with the protein product MGRLDGKVAVITGATSGIGLRTAEVFVAEGAKIVIAGRRLPEGEALAKQLGANCIFRQTDVTVEAQMQALIALAVDKFGRIDCLFNNAGGPAQTGGIEGLEVERFDAAMATLVRSVMLGMKHAAPYMKKQGSGSIINNGSIAGRLAGFSSSVVYGAAKAAVIHLTKCVAMELGESNVRVNSISPGAIATGIFGKALGLATSAAEKTPAVMREVYKTAQPIPRAGIPDDIAHAAVFLASDESSFINGHDLVIDGAITGGRNWSQQQQGYVALRKAFDQGA